One window of Phalacrocorax carbo chromosome 1, bPhaCar2.1, whole genome shotgun sequence genomic DNA carries:
- the MYF6 gene encoding myogenic factor 6 isoform X1 → MMMDLFETGSYFFYLDGDNGALQQLEMAEGSPLYPGSDGTLSPCQDQMPPEASSDSSGEEHVLAPPGLQPPHCPGQCLIWACKTCKRKSAPTDRRKAATLRERRRLKKINEAFEALKRRTVANPNQRLPKVEILRSAISYIERLQDLLHRLDQQEKMQEMGGDPFSFSPKQGNIPSSDFLSTCSPDWRSASDHSRALAASPKEAGGSIVESSASSSLRCLSSIVDSISSDEPKLPSVEEVVEK, encoded by the exons ATGATGATGGACCTTTTTGAAACTGGCTCCTATTTCTTCTACTTGGATGGGGACAAtggagccctgcagcagctggagatggCGGAGGGATCCCCACTGTACCCCGGCAGCGATGGCACCCTGTCGCCCTGTCAGGACCAAATGCCACCAGAGGCCAGCAGTGACAGCAGCGGAGAGGAGCATGTGCTGGCACCCCCGGGACTACAACCCCCTCACTGCCCCGGCCAGTGTTTGATCTGGGCTTGTAAAACTTGCAAGAGAAAGTCGGCCCCCACGGACAGACGGAAAGCAGCCACCCTGCGGGAGAGGAGGAGACTGAAGAAGATCAACGAAGCCTTCGAGGCTCTGAAAAGGCGGACTGTGGCGAACCCCAACCAGAGGCTGCCCAAGGTGGAGATCCTGAGGAGCGCCATCAGCTACATCGAGAGGCTGCAGGACctcctgcacaggctggatcagCAGGAGAAAATGCAGGAGATGGGGGGGGACCCCTTCAGCTTCAGCCCCAAGCAGGGAAAT ATCCCCAGCTCGGACTTCCTGAGCACCTGCAGCCCCGACTGGCGAAGCGCCTCCGACCATTCCCGGGCCCTGGCCGCCAGCCCCAAGGAAG CAGGAGGCTCCATCGTCGAGTCGTCGGCCTCCAGCAGCCTCCGCTGTCTCTCTTCCATAGTGGACAGTATTTCTTCCGACGAGCCCAAACTGCCCAGCGTGGAGGAAGTAGTGGAGAAATAA
- the MYF6 gene encoding myogenic factor 6 isoform X2, which yields MMMDLFETGSYFFYLDGDNGALQQLEMAEGSPLYPGSDGTLSPCQDQMPPEASSDSSGEEHVLAPPGLQPPHCPGQCLIWACKTCKRKSAPTDRRKAATLRERRRLKKINEAFEALKRRTVANPNQRLPKVEILRSAISYIERLQDLLHRLDQQEKMQEMGGDPFSFSPKQGNIPSSDFLSTCSPDWRSASDHSRALAASPKEGGSIVESSASSSLRCLSSIVDSISSDEPKLPSVEEVVEK from the exons ATGATGATGGACCTTTTTGAAACTGGCTCCTATTTCTTCTACTTGGATGGGGACAAtggagccctgcagcagctggagatggCGGAGGGATCCCCACTGTACCCCGGCAGCGATGGCACCCTGTCGCCCTGTCAGGACCAAATGCCACCAGAGGCCAGCAGTGACAGCAGCGGAGAGGAGCATGTGCTGGCACCCCCGGGACTACAACCCCCTCACTGCCCCGGCCAGTGTTTGATCTGGGCTTGTAAAACTTGCAAGAGAAAGTCGGCCCCCACGGACAGACGGAAAGCAGCCACCCTGCGGGAGAGGAGGAGACTGAAGAAGATCAACGAAGCCTTCGAGGCTCTGAAAAGGCGGACTGTGGCGAACCCCAACCAGAGGCTGCCCAAGGTGGAGATCCTGAGGAGCGCCATCAGCTACATCGAGAGGCTGCAGGACctcctgcacaggctggatcagCAGGAGAAAATGCAGGAGATGGGGGGGGACCCCTTCAGCTTCAGCCCCAAGCAGGGAAAT ATCCCCAGCTCGGACTTCCTGAGCACCTGCAGCCCCGACTGGCGAAGCGCCTCCGACCATTCCCGGGCCCTGGCCGCCAGCCCCAAGGAAG GAGGCTCCATCGTCGAGTCGTCGGCCTCCAGCAGCCTCCGCTGTCTCTCTTCCATAGTGGACAGTATTTCTTCCGACGAGCCCAAACTGCCCAGCGTGGAGGAAGTAGTGGAGAAATAA
- the MYF5 gene encoding myogenic factor 5: protein MEVMDSCQFSPSELFYDSSCLSSPEGEFPEDFEPRDLPPFGAHEPPEPACSEEEEHVRAPTGHHQAGHCLMWACKACKRKSTTMDRRKAATMRERRRLKKVNQAFETLKRCTTANPNQRLPKVEILRNAIRYIESLQELLREQVENYYHLPGQSCSEPTSPTSSCSDGMADCGSPAWAARESSFDAVYCSEMAHGYAAEQSSALSSLDCLSSIVDRLSPAEEPGLPLRDAASLSPSASIDSGPGTPGTPPPRRTYQAL, encoded by the exons atggaggtgatGGACAGCTGCCAGTTCTCCCCCTCCGAGCTCTTCTATGacagctcctgcctctcctccccgGAGGGCGAGTTCCCCGAGGATTTCGAGCCCAGGGACCTGCCTCCCTTCGGCGCCCACGAGCCCCCCGAGCCCGCCTGCTCCGAGGAAGAGGAGCATGTCCGAGCTCCCACCGGCCACCACCAGGCCGGCCACTGCCTCATGTGGGCTTGCAAAGCCTGCAAGAGAAAATCCACCACAATGGACCGGCGGAAGGCGGCCACcatgagggagaggaggaggctgaagaaAGTGAACCAGGCTTTTGAGACCCTGAAGAGATGCACCACCGCCAACCCCAACCAAAGACTCCCCAAAGTAGAGATCCTGAGGAATGCCATCAGATACATCGAGAGCCTCCAGGAGCTCTTGAGGGAACAGGTAGAAAACTACTATCACCTGCCAGGACAGAGCTGCTCCGAACCGACCAGCCCCACTTCCAGCTGCTCCGATGGGATG GCCGACTGCGGCAGCCCCGCCTGGGCGGCGAGGGAGAGCAGCTTCGACGCCGTCTACTGCTCCGAGATGGCCCACG GATATGCCGCCGAGCAGAGcagcgccctgtccagcctggaCTGCCTCTCCAGCATCGTGGACCGCCTCTCCCCGGCGGAGGAGCCGGGGCTGCCCCTCCGCGATGCCGCCTCCCTCTCGCCCAGCGCCAGCATCGACTCGGGGCCGGGGACGCCCGGGACGCCGCCGCCCCGACGGACCTACCAGGCGCTATGA